Proteins from a genomic interval of Psychrobacter fulvigenes:
- a CDS encoding NRAMP family divalent metal transporter — MTAQPLNTANSDAAPKGFSWRIFGPGILMATAAIGGSHLISSTQAGAIYGWQLAIMIILANFFKYPFFRFGTDYVYETGESLIAGYAKRSKAYLWIYFILSILSAVISTGAVTLLAAVILGFMLPASVGLSSISLAVIIVAVSWFFLIAGHYKLLDGVTKWIMIALVTATVLAVMIAAGKPTVMTPDFVATSPWNLATLGFIVALMGWMPAPLEFAAITSMWTSAKAKADHTTHRQGLLDFNVGFLVSAILALFFLSLGVFVQYGSGQEIELVGGAYINQLINMYTATIGEWSRLLVAFVAFMCMFGTTITCADGYGRANAECWRLIKGESEINKKQVAFWTTYAIGGGLVIITFFTGQLGAMLKFAMVSAFVSAPIFGWLNYTLVKNHKKLSPGMNAYSIAGLLFLSGFTLLFLANLAGLFG, encoded by the coding sequence ATGACCGCACAACCCCTTAACACTGCCAATAGTGACGCAGCGCCAAAAGGCTTTAGTTGGCGTATATTTGGCCCAGGTATCTTGATGGCGACGGCTGCCATCGGTGGCTCACATCTGATTTCATCCACCCAAGCGGGTGCCATATACGGTTGGCAGTTGGCGATTATGATTATCCTTGCCAACTTTTTTAAGTATCCGTTTTTCCGTTTTGGTACTGACTATGTCTATGAGACCGGTGAGAGCCTGATTGCAGGCTATGCCAAGCGTTCAAAAGCCTATCTATGGATTTACTTTATCCTTTCGATCTTATCTGCAGTGATTAGTACTGGCGCCGTGACGCTACTGGCTGCGGTGATTTTGGGCTTTATGCTGCCAGCTTCTGTGGGGCTATCTAGTATCAGCTTAGCGGTCATAATCGTTGCGGTATCTTGGTTCTTTCTGATTGCTGGTCATTACAAGCTGCTTGATGGAGTGACCAAGTGGATTATGATTGCTTTGGTCACTGCAACGGTATTAGCGGTCATGATTGCTGCTGGCAAGCCAACAGTGATGACGCCTGATTTTGTCGCGACTTCCCCTTGGAATTTAGCGACGCTAGGGTTTATTGTTGCCCTTATGGGCTGGATGCCAGCGCCACTTGAGTTTGCAGCTATCACCTCGATGTGGACCTCTGCTAAAGCAAAAGCAGATCACACCACGCATCGTCAAGGCTTGCTTGACTTCAATGTGGGTTTCTTAGTCTCTGCTATCCTAGCGTTGTTCTTTTTGTCACTGGGTGTCTTTGTGCAGTATGGCTCTGGTCAAGAGATTGAATTGGTTGGCGGCGCCTATATCAATCAGCTCATAAACATGTATACCGCCACGATTGGTGAATGGTCAAGACTGCTGGTCGCATTCGTTGCCTTTATGTGTATGTTTGGTACCACCATTACCTGTGCTGACGGTTATGGACGTGCCAACGCTGAGTGCTGGCGTTTGATCAAAGGTGAAAGCGAAATCAATAAAAAGCAGGTTGCTTTTTGGACGACTTACGCGATTGGTGGTGGACTGGTTATTATCACCTTCTTCACTGGACAGTTAGGCGCTATGCTGAAGTTTGCCATGGTATCTGCCTTTGTATCCGCACCTATCTTTGGTTGGCTCAACTACACATTGGTAAAAAACCACAAAAAACTCTCCCCTGGTATGAATGCCTACTCGATTGCAGGCTTGCTGTTCTTAAGTGGCTTTACACTGCTATTTTTGGCAAACCTTGCTGGTCTATTTGGCTAA
- the prpB gene encoding methylisocitrate lyase yields MTSSAGARFRSAMKQKNDNNQPLQIVGTINAYTAMMATQVGHQALYLSGAGVANASFGLPDLGMTSLDNVLEDARRITDAVDTPLLVDVDTGWGGAFNISQTVRKMEKAGVAAVHIEDQVAQKRCGHRPNKEIVSISEMVDRLKAALDAKTDPDFVVMARTDALSVEGLDAAVERAVAFQEAGADMIFAEALTDIEMYRKFTDVLDIPVLANMTEFGQTDLYTTEQLYGVGVDMVLYPLSAFRAMNKAALNVYQHILSDGTQQNVVDTMQTRMELYDFLNYHEFEQTLDKLFADNK; encoded by the coding sequence ATGACATCTTCAGCTGGCGCGCGCTTTCGCAGTGCGATGAAACAAAAAAACGATAATAATCAACCACTACAGATTGTTGGTACCATCAATGCCTATACTGCCATGATGGCAACACAAGTCGGTCATCAGGCACTATATCTTTCAGGTGCCGGCGTAGCAAATGCCTCTTTTGGCTTGCCAGATTTGGGTATGACGAGTCTTGATAATGTCCTAGAAGATGCTCGCCGTATTACTGATGCAGTAGATACGCCACTATTAGTCGATGTTGATACGGGTTGGGGCGGCGCCTTTAACATCAGCCAAACCGTTAGAAAAATGGAAAAAGCGGGCGTCGCAGCGGTACATATCGAAGATCAAGTGGCTCAAAAGCGCTGTGGTCATCGCCCTAATAAAGAAATCGTCAGTATCTCTGAGATGGTCGACCGTCTAAAAGCCGCTCTTGATGCCAAAACAGACCCTGATTTTGTGGTCATGGCACGTACTGACGCTTTGTCTGTTGAAGGACTGGACGCTGCTGTTGAGCGCGCGGTCGCTTTCCAAGAAGCAGGCGCTGACATGATCTTTGCTGAAGCATTAACAGACATTGAGATGTATCGTAAGTTTACCGACGTGCTAGATATCCCAGTACTAGCAAACATGACTGAGTTTGGTCAAACTGATCTGTACACCACTGAGCAGCTGTACGGTGTTGGCGTAGACATGGTGTTATATCCATTATCAGCCTTCCGTGCGATGAATAAAGCCGCTCTAAATGTTTATCAGCATATCTTGTCTGATGGCACACAACAAAACGTCGTTGACACCATGCAGACGCGCATGGAGCTCTATGACTTCTTGAACTATCACGAGTTTGAGCAAACACTAGACAAACTTTTTGCTGACAACAAGTAA
- the prpC gene encoding bifunctional 2-methylcitrate synthase/citrate synthase, with amino-acid sequence MAAGKQLSGAGLRGQVAGKTSLSTVGKSGSGLTYRGYDVSDLAEKCIFEEVAYLLLYGNLPTQSELDAYQAKLKTMRGLPQALKDVLERIPAEAHPMDVLRTGCSMLGNLEMETDFDQENDKTDRMLAVFPSIINYWYRFTHDNVRIETETDDDTIGGHFLHLLKGEKPNELHERVMNVSLILYAEHEFNASTFTARVCASTLSDIHSCITGAIGSLRGNLHGGANEAAMDMIQDFKSADEAEEEMMAMLARKDKIMGFGHAIYSESDPRNVIIKKWAEKLAEDVGDTVLYPVSVRCEEVMWREKKLFCNADFFHASTYNFMGIPTKLFTPIFVCSRLTGWAAHVFEQRANNRIIRPSAEYIGEEPRDVPDIANR; translated from the coding sequence ATGGCAGCAGGCAAGCAATTATCAGGCGCAGGACTACGTGGTCAGGTCGCTGGCAAGACTTCATTATCAACTGTCGGAAAGTCAGGCTCAGGTCTAACTTATCGCGGTTATGATGTGTCAGATCTTGCAGAAAAATGCATCTTTGAAGAAGTGGCATATTTGCTACTTTATGGCAACTTACCTACTCAAAGTGAGCTAGATGCCTATCAAGCTAAGCTCAAAACAATGCGTGGCCTACCACAAGCCCTAAAAGACGTGCTTGAGCGTATTCCGGCTGAGGCCCATCCAATGGATGTGCTGCGTACTGGTTGCTCAATGCTTGGCAACCTTGAGATGGAAACGGACTTTGATCAAGAGAACGATAAGACTGATCGTATGCTGGCTGTGTTCCCATCCATCATCAATTACTGGTATCGCTTCACCCACGACAATGTGCGCATCGAAACCGAAACCGATGATGACACTATCGGCGGTCACTTCTTACATCTATTAAAAGGTGAGAAGCCAAATGAGCTACATGAAAGAGTGATGAACGTCTCACTTATCTTGTATGCAGAGCATGAGTTCAACGCCTCTACCTTTACCGCGCGCGTTTGTGCCTCCACCCTGTCTGATATTCATTCATGTATCACAGGTGCTATTGGCTCACTTCGTGGCAACTTGCATGGCGGCGCGAATGAAGCAGCTATGGATATGATCCAAGACTTCAAGTCAGCTGACGAGGCTGAAGAAGAGATGATGGCAATGCTGGCGCGTAAAGATAAGATCATGGGCTTCGGTCATGCGATTTATAGTGAATCAGATCCGCGTAACGTTATCATCAAAAAATGGGCTGAAAAACTGGCCGAAGATGTGGGTGACACGGTCTTATACCCAGTATCAGTACGCTGTGAAGAAGTGATGTGGCGTGAGAAAAAACTGTTCTGTAATGCTGACTTCTTCCATGCATCAACTTATAACTTCATGGGTATTCCAACCAAGCTATTCACACCAATTTTTGTATGCTCGCGCCTAACAGGTTGGGCGGCTCACGTATTTGAGCAGCGTGCAAACAACCGTATCATTCGCCCAAGTGCGGAGTACATCGGTGAAGAGCCAAGAGACGTGCCAGATATTGCTAATCGTTAA
- the acnD gene encoding Fe/S-dependent 2-methylisocitrate dehydratase AcnD, with translation MNEKYKKPLPAFDNSSTDLHYFDVEQAVNEIEPGAYAKLPFSSKVLCENLLRRCPPEDLTEALSQHIYRKQDIDFPWYPARVVCHDILGQTAFVDLAGLRDAIAAEGGDPSKVNPIVPTQLIVDHSLAVEHAGFEEDAFEKNRAIEERRNEDRFHFINWCQYAFDNVNVVPPGNGIMHQINLEKMSPVVQVVADQNGDAIAFPDTLVGTDSHTPMVDALGVISIGVGGLEAESVMLGNPSYMRLPDIIGVELTGKLQEGITGTDLVLAMTEFLRDEGVVSAYLEFYGEGARNLTVGDRASISNMTPEYGATAAMFSIDEQTIDYLRLTGRTEQQIKTVEAYAKQVGLWADGMVDAEYDRVLRFDLSKVVRNIAGPSRPHARVSTTDLVKEGIAHGEGNKLPEPKDGLMPDGAVIIAAITSCTNTSNPRNMVAAGIVARNAVEKGLIRKPWVKSSLAPGSKTVKLYLEEAGLLPELQKLGFDVVAFACTTCNGMSGALDPEIQQEIIDRDLFSTAVLSGNRNFDGRIHPYAKQAFLASPPLVVAYAIAGNIRFDIEKDSLGKDKDGNDVYLKDIWFDDAEVDAIVKSAVKPEQFNQVYIPMFDEAKSDAGRNEASVIDPQYDWREMSTYIRRPPYWEGKMAAMNKLKGMRPLAVLGDNITTDHMSPSNAIMGDSAAGEYLDTMGLPEEDYNSYATHRGDHLTAQRATFANPKLLNEMVRDEEGNVIQGSLARVEPQGEVMRMWEAIETYMNREQPLIIIAGDGYGQGSSRDWAAKGVRLAGVEVVVAEDFERIHRQNLVGMGALPVQFKEGVNRNTLNIDGSEVFDLEGEVSAGGEMTLVIHRKDGSIDRAPVICRLDTADEVKMYNSGGMLQRFAKEFIDGTLNIA, from the coding sequence ATGAATGAAAAGTACAAAAAACCACTGCCAGCTTTTGATAATAGCAGTACCGATTTGCATTACTTTGATGTCGAGCAAGCTGTCAATGAGATTGAGCCTGGTGCTTATGCCAAGCTGCCGTTTAGCTCAAAAGTATTGTGTGAAAACTTACTACGCCGCTGTCCTCCAGAGGATTTAACCGAAGCCTTGTCACAGCATATCTACCGTAAGCAAGACATCGATTTCCCTTGGTACCCTGCCCGTGTCGTATGTCACGATATTTTAGGTCAGACCGCTTTTGTCGATTTGGCAGGCTTGCGTGATGCTATCGCTGCTGAAGGAGGTGATCCCTCCAAAGTAAATCCCATCGTGCCAACGCAGCTTATCGTTGACCACTCGCTAGCAGTAGAGCATGCAGGTTTTGAAGAAGACGCGTTTGAAAAGAACCGTGCTATCGAAGAGCGCCGTAATGAAGACCGTTTCCACTTTATCAACTGGTGTCAGTACGCCTTTGATAACGTCAACGTCGTACCGCCTGGTAACGGCATCATGCACCAAATCAACTTAGAGAAAATGTCCCCAGTCGTGCAAGTCGTTGCCGACCAAAACGGTGATGCGATTGCCTTTCCTGATACATTAGTAGGTACCGATAGTCATACGCCTATGGTTGATGCACTGGGTGTTATCTCAATCGGTGTTGGTGGACTAGAAGCCGAAAGCGTGATGCTTGGCAATCCCTCATACATGCGCCTGCCAGACATCATCGGTGTCGAGCTGACTGGTAAATTACAAGAAGGCATTACTGGTACGGATTTAGTACTAGCAATGACTGAGTTCTTACGTGATGAAGGCGTGGTATCAGCTTATTTAGAATTCTATGGCGAAGGTGCACGCAACCTAACGGTTGGTGACCGCGCTTCTATCTCAAATATGACACCTGAATATGGCGCAACCGCAGCGATGTTCTCCATCGATGAGCAAACCATTGATTATCTACGCCTAACGGGTCGTACCGAACAGCAAATCAAAACCGTAGAAGCTTATGCAAAACAGGTTGGCCTGTGGGCTGATGGCATGGTAGATGCTGAATACGACCGTGTATTACGCTTTGATTTATCAAAAGTCGTGCGTAATATCGCTGGTCCTTCACGCCCCCATGCTCGCGTATCTACGACTGATTTGGTCAAAGAAGGTATTGCTCACGGCGAAGGTAATAAGTTGCCAGAACCAAAAGACGGTTTGATGCCAGATGGTGCGGTCATTATCGCCGCTATCACAAGCTGTACCAATACTTCAAACCCACGCAACATGGTGGCCGCTGGTATTGTCGCTCGTAACGCAGTTGAAAAAGGTTTAATCCGTAAGCCTTGGGTGAAGTCGTCATTAGCGCCAGGCTCAAAAACCGTTAAGCTGTATTTAGAAGAGGCAGGCTTGCTACCTGAGTTACAAAAATTAGGCTTTGACGTCGTTGCCTTTGCTTGTACGACATGTAACGGCATGAGCGGTGCCTTAGATCCAGAGATCCAGCAAGAAATCATCGACCGTGATCTATTTAGCACGGCTGTCCTATCTGGTAACCGTAACTTTGATGGTCGTATCCATCCATATGCCAAGCAAGCGTTCCTCGCCTCACCGCCTTTGGTTGTGGCTTACGCTATCGCTGGTAATATCCGCTTCGATATCGAAAAAGACTCACTTGGCAAAGATAAAGACGGCAACGATGTGTATCTAAAAGACATCTGGTTTGATGATGCTGAAGTTGATGCCATTGTTAAGTCAGCGGTGAAGCCTGAGCAGTTTAACCAAGTATATATCCCAATGTTTGATGAAGCCAAGTCAGACGCTGGTCGCAATGAAGCATCTGTCATCGATCCGCAGTATGACTGGCGTGAGATGAGTACTTATATCCGTCGCCCTCCTTATTGGGAAGGCAAAATGGCAGCGATGAACAAGCTAAAAGGCATGCGTCCGTTAGCAGTATTGGGTGACAACATCACCACCGATCACATGTCACCGTCTAATGCCATTATGGGTGATAGTGCGGCTGGCGAATATCTCGATACGATGGGCTTGCCTGAGGAAGATTACAACTCCTATGCGACTCACCGCGGCGATCATTTAACCGCACAACGTGCCACTTTTGCCAATCCAAAACTGCTTAATGAGATGGTACGTGACGAAGAAGGTAACGTCATCCAAGGGTCACTCGCTCGTGTGGAGCCACAAGGTGAAGTCATGCGTATGTGGGAAGCGATTGAAACCTACATGAACCGTGAACAGCCGCTGATCATTATCGCTGGTGACGGCTATGGTCAAGGCTCAAGCCGCGACTGGGCTGCCAAAGGCGTGCGTTTGGCTGGTGTGGAAGTCGTCGTCGCAGAAGACTTTGAGCGTATTCACCGTCAAAACTTAGTCGGTATGGGCGCACTCCCCGTTCAGTTCAAAGAAGGCGTCAACCGTAATACGTTAAACATCGATGGCAGCGAAGTGTTCGATCTCGAAGGTGAAGTATCGGCTGGTGGTGAGATGACACTGGTCATTCATCGTAAAGATGGCAGCATCGATAGAGCGCCCGTTATCTGCCGCTTAGATACGGCTGATGAGGTAAAAATGTACAACTCTGGCGGTATGCTCCAGCGTTTTGCCAAAGAGTTTATCGATGGCACGCTAAATATTGCGTAA
- a CDS encoding ABC transporter ATP-binding protein produces MPTSPRRVPLDIKPPTKKTERGALLWSILKRLGEFARPYRGLFILTLILTVLGSFTAQVNAFVLQYTIDTLTNLVDLPDPWEEGLNLLILISTVLLVKEILNVGITFGQRYFGERIRINLSRDLSQKVVDRILSYKMAFYTSDENASGKLQARIDLGVSSLTQLVQNFFIDMLPLFASAIVSLIIMFNANFWVGMVGLIIVPIYFFVSQRQANRLQGFRKQMRQYRETKSGLVISIIDSITVIKSFVREPIESDKHWEIQKDMTANQLRIRSIAFMYNAGKSFIEQIGVVVIIILTAYFVLNGQMTIGAIMFHILLFQNVAAPIRELHRIYDQINNALTYAEGFFDILDDDQAIESEGKIECTDLKGHIELKDVNFSYPNGKQALKDVSFNIYPNRITALVGLSGAGKSTIINLLVKFYDPSSGTICLDGRDLEEYSTQSLREQIGLVLQKNHIFSGTIADNIRYGAMDATDEEIVDAAKQASIHEQILGMPEGYESEAKLLSGGQQQRIALARMFLKDPPIVFLDEPTASLDAIATQQIKQSLDLIKKDRTVIIVSHNISQIIDADDLVVIEDGRVMETGTHEELYANHGKYYEIFNAMSDSLNLDKISQTISG; encoded by the coding sequence ATGCCCACTTCCCCACGCCGCGTTCCTTTAGATATCAAGCCTCCCACTAAGAAAACAGAACGGGGGGCTTTGCTGTGGTCTATCCTAAAAAGACTTGGCGAGTTTGCTAGACCTTATCGCGGCCTATTTATACTCACGCTTATACTGACGGTGCTTGGGTCGTTTACCGCGCAGGTGAATGCCTTTGTACTGCAATATACCATTGATACCTTAACCAATCTTGTTGACTTGCCTGATCCGTGGGAAGAAGGTTTAAATTTACTGATACTCATTAGTACGGTTTTATTGGTAAAAGAGATACTAAACGTTGGTATTACCTTTGGTCAGCGCTATTTTGGTGAGCGTATCCGTATTAACTTGTCGCGTGATCTCTCACAAAAAGTAGTCGATCGCATTTTGTCTTACAAGATGGCGTTTTATACCAGTGATGAAAACGCCAGTGGTAAGCTACAAGCCCGTATTGATTTGGGTGTTAGCAGTCTCACGCAACTGGTGCAAAATTTCTTTATTGACATGCTGCCGCTGTTTGCCAGTGCCATCGTGTCATTAATCATTATGTTTAATGCCAACTTTTGGGTCGGCATGGTTGGGCTGATTATTGTCCCAATTTACTTTTTTGTCAGTCAGAGGCAAGCGAATCGTTTACAAGGGTTTCGTAAACAAATGCGCCAATACCGTGAGACCAAAAGCGGTTTGGTCATTTCAATTATCGACTCTATTACTGTCATTAAATCCTTTGTGCGTGAGCCGATTGAGTCTGATAAGCACTGGGAAATCCAGAAGGACATGACGGCCAATCAGCTGCGTATTCGCAGTATCGCCTTTATGTATAATGCTGGTAAGAGCTTTATTGAGCAAATCGGCGTCGTGGTAATTATTATTCTAACCGCTTATTTCGTGCTTAATGGGCAGATGACCATTGGTGCGATTATGTTTCATATCTTACTGTTTCAAAACGTCGCCGCCCCTATTCGTGAATTGCACCGTATCTATGACCAAATCAATAATGCCCTGACCTATGCTGAAGGGTTCTTTGATATCTTGGATGATGATCAGGCGATTGAGAGCGAAGGTAAAATAGAATGCACCGACTTAAAGGGTCATATTGAGCTAAAAGATGTTAATTTCTCCTATCCTAACGGTAAGCAGGCGCTTAAGGATGTGAGCTTTAATATTTATCCCAACCGCATTACGGCTTTGGTCGGATTAAGCGGTGCAGGTAAGAGCACCATTATCAATCTATTGGTGAAGTTTTATGATCCAAGCAGCGGCACTATTTGCTTAGATGGTCGTGATTTAGAAGAGTACAGTACCCAGAGCTTACGTGAGCAAATCGGCTTGGTACTACAAAAAAACCATATTTTTTCGGGTACTATCGCTGACAATATTCGTTATGGTGCCATGGATGCCACTGATGAGGAGATTGTTGACGCGGCGAAACAAGCCTCTATCCACGAACAAATACTAGGCATGCCTGAAGGCTACGAAAGTGAAGCCAAACTACTCTCTGGCGGTCAGCAGCAGCGTATTGCGCTGGCACGTATGTTCTTAAAAGATCCACCGATTGTATTTTTGGATGAGCCAACAGCTAGCCTTGATGCCATTGCTACGCAGCAGATTAAGCAGAGCTTAGATTTAATAAAAAAAGACCGTACCGTGATTATCGTCTCACACAATATCTCACAAATTATCGATGCCGATGATTTGGTGGTTATTGAAGATGGACGAGTTATGGAGACAGGAACGCACGAAGAGCTGTATGCCAATCATGGTAAGTACTATGAGATATTTAATGCTATGTCGGATAGTTTGAACTTGGATAAAATCAGCCAGACTATCAGTGGTTGA
- a CDS encoding GNAT family N-acetyltransferase encodes MNCEFSIKTFDELTSVDLYHILKARSQVFVVEQNCAYQDMDEVDFDCLHLIAHQNQALVGYCRIIGPEFNPKKSLEHPSYSMPAIGRVLVLSDYRGHGLARQLMTHAIKHCRKKYGKKPIIISAQTYLLSFYQSLGFIPEGDYYLEDNIEHVVMVLPILKKVKVKKPRAVSSEGSGFVTKLLSFLLLVLGLMFIAGLVYLMT; translated from the coding sequence ATGAATTGTGAATTTTCAATAAAAACCTTCGATGAGCTAACCTCAGTTGATCTCTACCATATTCTCAAAGCCCGCTCGCAAGTATTTGTTGTGGAGCAAAACTGTGCTTATCAAGACATGGATGAGGTAGATTTTGATTGTTTGCACCTAATCGCTCATCAAAATCAAGCACTGGTTGGCTATTGCCGCATCATCGGACCTGAATTCAATCCTAAGAAATCTTTAGAGCATCCATCATACTCAATGCCTGCCATTGGTAGAGTGCTGGTGTTAAGTGATTATCGAGGTCATGGCTTGGCGCGACAGCTAATGACGCACGCTATCAAACACTGCCGCAAAAAATACGGCAAAAAACCCATCATTATCTCAGCACAGACCTACTTGCTTAGTTTCTATCAATCATTGGGATTCATCCCTGAAGGGGATTATTATCTCGAAGACAACATCGAACATGTCGTCATGGTTTTACCAATACTTAAAAAAGTCAAAGTAAAGAAGCCAAGAGCCGTCAGCTCAGAAGGGTCAGGATTTGTGACTAAGCTGTTGAGCTTTTTGCTGTTGGTACTGGGGCTTATGTTTATCGCAGGTTTGGTTTATTTAATGACTTAA
- a CDS encoding bifunctional 2-methylcitrate dehydratase/aconitate hydratase: MTMSNVESNIRPEYDDEIQKIADYVLNYSIDNDSPNSADAWNTARYCLMDTLGCGLLALRFPECTKHLGPDCADQITPNGARVPGTSHRLDPIKAAFDIGCMVRWLDYNDTWLAAEWGHPSDNLGGILAVADYISQKNVSQGRAALTMRDVLEAMIMAHEIQGVMALENSFNRVGLDHVLLVKLASTAVVAKLYELPRERIMAAISQAFVDGQALRTYRHAPNAGSRKSWAAGDATSRAVRLVDITRRGEMGVPGALTAPQWGFYDVLFSHTNKDLALKPESERRFTFQRDFGSYVMENILFKISFPAEFHAQTACEAAVILHPRIEDRIDDIEKIVLTTHESAIRIISKEGALNNPADRDHCLQYMVAVPLLTGDLMAEHYEDDYHEQHPRIDVLRRKMVVVEDEDYSKDYHDPSKRSIANAIQIFFKDGSSTDKVAVEYPLGHKRRREAGIPILEAKFMASLATRFVESRCDEIVELCADQARLEQTPVHEFMDLFVIN, encoded by the coding sequence ATGACTATGTCCAATGTAGAAAGCAATATCCGTCCAGAATATGACGATGAGATTCAAAAAATCGCCGATTACGTGCTCAATTACTCCATTGATAACGACTCTCCAAATAGCGCTGATGCCTGGAACACCGCGCGCTACTGCTTAATGGATACATTGGGCTGCGGTTTACTGGCACTACGCTTCCCTGAATGTACCAAGCATCTAGGCCCTGATTGTGCGGATCAGATTACGCCAAACGGTGCGCGCGTCCCTGGTACTTCTCATAGACTTGATCCCATCAAAGCCGCTTTTGATATCGGCTGTATGGTGCGCTGGCTTGACTATAACGATACGTGGCTTGCTGCCGAATGGGGACACCCCTCAGACAACTTGGGCGGTATTTTGGCAGTGGCGGATTATATCAGTCAGAAAAACGTCAGCCAAGGTCGCGCAGCGCTCACCATGAGAGACGTGCTTGAGGCCATGATCATGGCGCATGAAATTCAAGGTGTGATGGCACTTGAGAACTCATTCAACCGCGTTGGGCTAGATCATGTGCTGTTAGTTAAGCTGGCCTCAACCGCTGTCGTCGCAAAGCTATATGAATTGCCACGCGAGCGCATCATGGCGGCTATCTCACAAGCCTTTGTCGATGGTCAAGCATTACGCACCTATCGTCATGCGCCCAATGCTGGTAGCCGTAAATCATGGGCGGCAGGTGACGCAACCAGCCGTGCTGTACGTTTGGTCGATATTACCCGTCGCGGTGAGATGGGAGTGCCTGGTGCATTAACCGCCCCGCAGTGGGGGTTTTATGATGTCTTGTTTAGTCATACCAATAAAGATCTGGCACTCAAACCTGAAAGCGAGCGCCGCTTTACTTTCCAGCGTGACTTTGGCAGTTATGTAATGGAAAACATCTTGTTTAAGATTAGCTTCCCCGCTGAGTTTCACGCCCAAACTGCCTGTGAAGCGGCGGTGATATTGCATCCACGTATCGAAGATAGAATCGATGATATCGAAAAAATCGTCCTGACCACCCATGAGTCAGCGATTCGTATTATCTCCAAAGAAGGAGCGCTTAATAATCCTGCTGACCGTGATCACTGCCTGCAATATATGGTTGCTGTACCACTGTTGACTGGGGATCTAATGGCAGAGCACTATGAAGATGATTATCATGAACAGCATCCACGTATCGATGTGCTGCGACGCAAAATGGTCGTAGTAGAGGACGAAGATTACTCAAAAGACTATCATGATCCAAGCAAACGCTCTATCGCCAACGCCATCCAAATTTTCTTTAAAGATGGCAGCAGCACTGACAAAGTCGCCGTGGAATACCCCCTCGGGCACAAACGCCGCCGCGAAGCAGGCATTCCTATCTTAGAAGCGAAGTTTATGGCTAGCCTTGCCACCCGCTTTGTCGAGAGTCGTTGTGACGAGATCGTTGAGCTGTGCGCTGATCAAGCCCGACTGGAACAGACGCCAGTGCATGAGTTTATGGACTTGTTTGTTATTAATTAG
- a CDS encoding SDR family oxidoreductase translates to MDNKTYLIIGGTGGIGQAMVQQLVTATANEQDDNNRIQVFATYHRSVPDFEADNLYWLQMDVSDESSIKQAADDIKQQSTHLDWVINCVGLLHTESAQPEKALRQVETDFFLQNMQINALAGLLIAKHIRPLLAKAERSADKPAIFATISARVGSISDNQLGGWYSYRMSKAALNMGMKNLSIEWARSLKDVCIVVMQPGTVNTQLSAPFQGNVADGQLFSPAYSAECLLEVLSGMSADKSGSFIDWAGESIPW, encoded by the coding sequence ATGGACAATAAAACCTATCTTATCATCGGCGGAACTGGCGGCATTGGTCAGGCTATGGTTCAGCAGCTGGTAACAGCGACGGCTAATGAGCAAGATGACAACAATCGCATTCAAGTATTTGCCACTTACCATAGAAGCGTGCCTGATTTTGAGGCGGATAATCTGTATTGGCTGCAAATGGATGTCAGCGATGAGAGCAGCATCAAGCAAGCTGCCGACGATATTAAGCAGCAAAGTACCCATCTTGACTGGGTCATTAACTGTGTGGGGCTACTGCATACTGAATCTGCCCAGCCAGAAAAGGCACTTCGGCAGGTGGAAACGGATTTCTTTTTACAAAACATGCAAATCAATGCATTAGCAGGGTTGCTCATAGCCAAGCACATCAGACCACTGCTCGCAAAAGCAGAGCGCAGTGCTGACAAACCTGCGATTTTTGCGACCATATCAGCTCGTGTGGGCAGTATCAGTGACAATCAATTGGGCGGCTGGTATAGCTATCGAATGAGTAAGGCGGCGCTGAATATGGGTATGAAAAACTTAAGTATAGAATGGGCACGCTCACTCAAAGACGTGTGCATAGTGGTAATGCAACCAGGTACGGTCAATACGCAGCTGTCGGCACCGTTTCAAGGTAATGTCGCGGATGGGCAGTTGTTCTCGCCAGCCTACAGCGCAGAATGCCTACTGGAAGTGCTATCAGGTATGAGTGCTGATAAGTCAGGCAGTTTTATCGATTGGGCAGGGGAGTCAATCCCGTGGTAA